The DNA window CTCTGGTGCTATCACGTGGTACACGGGCGACGAGCACAACGAGTGGGGGCACATATCAGAGGACCCGATAAACAGGGTCAGGATGTACGACAAGAGGATGAAGAAGCTTGAGATCATGGAACAGGAGATACCGCCAGAGGAGAGGGCAGTCTACTACGGCGATGACAACGCTGACTTCCTCCTGGTAGGCTGGGGCTTCGTGAAAGGCGTGGCCTTGGATGCCCTCGAGGAGCTGAGGGCCCAGGGCCACAGGGGGGCGTACCTTCACTTGAAGGTCTTCACCCCGTTCCCCTCGAAGTACGTGGCTGGCATACTCTCGAAGTTTGACCCAAGTAGGGTGATAGACGTGGAGCATAACTACATTGGCCAGGCGGCCAGGGTGATAACCATGAACACTGGGTTTGAGGTCTCCAGGTTCATACTCAAGTACACGGGGAGACCCATGTACAGGATGGAGCTAGTCGATGCCGTGAAAAGGATTCTTGGCGGTAAGAGCATGAGGGAGGTGTTGACCTATGGCGAGTGAGGCTGCGTATAAGACTAACGTTTGGGTTGACTGGTGCCCCGCCTGCGGCAACTTCGGCATACTTACAGCAATGCAGAGGGCTCTGGCGGAGCTGAAGATACCGCCTGATAAGGTAGTTGACGTCTCAGGCATAGGGTGCAGTGGCAAGACATCGCACTTCCTAAACGTTAATGGAATCCATAACCTGCACGGCAGGTCTATACCTTACGCAGAGGGCGTAAAGCTCGCAAACCCTGAGCTCACGGTAATTGTGAACGGCGGCGACGGCGACCTGCTGGGTATAGGCATGGGCCACTTCGTGGCCCTGGGCAGGAGGAACCTGGACGTAAAGGTGATAATACATGACAACCAGGTCTACGGGCTGACTAAGGGGCAGGCCTCGCCCACCCTCAGGGCGGGGCAGAAGGTCAAGTCAATGCCTCTGCCTAACATGCAGGACTGGGTCAACCCGATTTCCGTTGCCCTGGCGAGCGGCTACACGTTCGTGGCCAGGGCCTACGCCCTCTGGATCGATGATCTGAAGGAGATAATAAAGGCCGCAATAAAGCACAGGGGGGCAGCCGTCGTAGACGTCCTACAGCCGTGCCCGACCTGGAACGACATCTACACGCCGGACTTCTACAAGCAGAGGCTCTACAAGCTTGACAGCGAGAAGGACTGGGACCCATACGTGAGGAACCCTGACCCTAAGGAGGCGGCCGAGAAGCTGTCAAAGGCCTTCGCGAAGGCCCAGGAGTGGGGCGACAGGATACCGGTAGGCATATTCTACGTCAACCCGCACGTGGAGAGCTTTGTAGATAACGTAAGCAAGGTCAACCCGTTCTACAATACCATGCCCCCCGCCAGCAACATAATAGCTAAGGAGGACGGGACGCCGGTCATAGACATGCCAACGCTGAGGGCAGTGTTCAGGGACTACGTAGTTGGGGTCTCAAGGAAGCCAAAGAGCCCTTAGCATAGCAATAGGGCCTACCTTTAACGCCTTTTTCTTTTATTACATGATTATTAGGTCTTCGGCTCTGCTGCCACGCTAGAGGAGGCCTGAGACTAGTGCCACGCCTAAGAAGGCTAGGACTGCGGCGGCCCAGTGCCTCACAAGGGGGTGCTTCCCGGCCTCCTCCGAGGCCTCGTAAAGTATTGCCGTGGCCGCTATGGGCCTGAGGTTCTGAAGAGGGGTCACTACGTCAACGTTAAGGGATGTAAGCGCCAGGTACCTCAGGAGCTGTCCAAGCGCTGCAGCCACCCCCATTATTGAGACGTACTTCGCGCTCTGACCTCTGACCAGCCTAAGGTTTGCCCTTGGACCGAGCGCGGCGAGCCCTGATATGTAGGCTATGATGACGCCGAGTCCAGGGCTACCTCCGAGCTCCTCACCTACCTTTATTATAGCCACCGAGGACGCTATGACAAGGCCTGTGGAGAGGCCTATGGCCACGCCCGAGGGGCTGTAGTCCCCACGCCTCCAGCCCGAGGCCATGTAGACCGCTAGCATTATGGCAGCTATGCCTAGAAGGTCGCTTATGGTCACCCTCTCCCCGAGGAGCAGGCTCATAACTGCTGAGAACGCAGCACTAGTGCTTGTCATGACGCTTGCCCCACTTGAAGAGAGCCTCCTGGTGGCCATGTACATCAGGGTTCTGCCGACACTAAAGTTCAGGATCCCCGCAACAACAAAGACGGCTGCGGAGGCCGGCGTCACCCTAAGGCCTCCAGAGAGTGGCAGGAGCGCTATCAGAAGTGGGAGGCCCAGCAGGAGCGTCGAGAACGACAGTAGGGCTGGGTCAGCGTTCTCAAACTTAAGCTTCGCCACCGAGTCGTGGACCCCAAAGACTAGGCCCACGGAGACTGCCATGACAAGTGCTATGACCCTTGATATCAATGCGCTCACGCAGTCAGGGCAGGAAGCCCTAGTGATTGGTCTGGCAGCCTCCTTAGGGTGCCGGAGGCGCTGACTATGAAGACCTCTACCAGCGGGCTAACGACGCCCTTGATTAGGTGGCCTGAGACCGGCTGGTGGTTTGGCAGCGAGGCAGTCACATGTATGTGGGGCGACGGGTCCCCCTTCTCGTCTAGGGCCACGCTGCCTATGGCTGAGGTGAGCTCTATGGTCTCGCCCTCGCCAGCATCAAAGCTTTGGACGTCATATTTTCCCACCTTATAGACTCCCATCTCCAGGTGCTTCAGGCCTCCAATAGCTACTACGAGGCCGCCGCTTATTGAGTACTTCCTGGAGAGGTTCTTTATGGACTCAAGCAGCTCCTCCCCGGGGTGAAGCCTTGCAACTACCAGGGAGGAGGGCGCAAGGCTTACCTCCACGGGACCTTCACCTGAGCGAGCCCTTTACCCTGGCGGCAATTAATGTATTACCTAATCCTCGAGCTTTACCCCCCTGGCCTCTAGGTCCCTGGCCACCTCATCGAGGCCCAGCCTTGATAGGGTTGACCTTCTTGGCACGCCGTCCATTGTCCAACCTCTTACTTGATAGTACTCATCCAACATGACGTCAAGCTCTATTACATGTCCCTTGGCCGGCCCGCTTCTCAGCGGCTCCTCTAAGAACCTCTTCGGCAGCCTGTCATGGGGCCTCCTCACGCCCTCCCTTACAAGGTAGGCCCTCTCTATGTTAACTATTCTCATGCCGGCCTCCCTCATCTCGCCTTCGGTGACGTGAATTCCAGTGATAGCCGTGTAGGCCCTGGCGGCCATCTCAAAATCAAGTATTAGCATGTTCTCTGCAGTGTTCTTGCACGACTCGAACGAGTCCACGATTGCGTTGAGATCCTCAAAGTAGTTTATCAGCTTGCCCTTCCCCTTAACGCCTAGCCTCATAGCGGCCTCAGGCTCCCCAAACATCTTCCTGCCAAGCTCAGGGTCATCCTCCACTTCAACGAAGGGCTCTGACCTGAGGTGGTCGGCGCCCCTGCTGGCCACAGCGAAGCCAAGGCCATAGCCCTTGAGAGCCCTTGGGTCTGCTTGTATCATCTCTAGCCCCTTGACGTGGAACGCTATGTCCTTGCCCTTGTTTAATATCTCAGAGGCCCTCTTGACCCCTTCACCAAGGACCTTGCCTATGCCCCTCCTATAGGCTATCATATCTACTAGCTCCTCTATGGTATCGGGGTTGCCCCACTCCAGCTTCACCCCTGCGTCCTCGTCGG is part of the Acidilobus sp. 7A genome and encodes:
- a CDS encoding 2-oxoacid:ferredoxin oxidoreductase subunit beta; the encoded protein is MASEAAYKTNVWVDWCPACGNFGILTAMQRALAELKIPPDKVVDVSGIGCSGKTSHFLNVNGIHNLHGRSIPYAEGVKLANPELTVIVNGGDGDLLGIGMGHFVALGRRNLDVKVIIHDNQVYGLTKGQASPTLRAGQKVKSMPLPNMQDWVNPISVALASGYTFVARAYALWIDDLKEIIKAAIKHRGAAVVDVLQPCPTWNDIYTPDFYKQRLYKLDSEKDWDPYVRNPDPKEAAEKLSKAFAKAQEWGDRIPVGIFYVNPHVESFVDNVSKVNPFYNTMPPASNIIAKEDGTPVIDMPTLRAVFRDYVVGVSRKPKSP
- a CDS encoding DMT family transporter, which codes for MISRVIALVMAVSVGLVFGVHDSVAKLKFENADPALLSFSTLLLGLPLLIALLPLSGGLRVTPASAAVFVVAGILNFSVGRTLMYMATRRLSSSGASVMTSTSAAFSAVMSLLLGERVTISDLLGIAAIMLAVYMASGWRRGDYSPSGVAIGLSTGLVIASSVAIIKVGEELGGSPGLGVIIAYISGLAALGPRANLRLVRGQSAKYVSIMGVAAALGQLLRYLALTSLNVDVVTPLQNLRPIAATAILYEASEEAGKHPLVRHWAAAVLAFLGVALVSGLL
- a CDS encoding DUF296 domain-containing protein — protein: MEVSLAPSSLVVARLHPGEELLESIKNLSRKYSISGGLVVAIGGLKHLEMGVYKVGKYDVQSFDAGEGETIELTSAIGSVALDEKGDPSPHIHVTASLPNHQPVSGHLIKGVVSPLVEVFIVSASGTLRRLPDQSLGLPALTA